One Syntrophales bacterium DNA window includes the following coding sequences:
- a CDS encoding ferritin: MIGKKMEDALNGQINKELYSAYLYMAMSAYSNSLGLKGFANWFMVQYHEEMLHAMKFYEYIQRQGGKVKLMTLAEPPREWKSPLEMFQKTLEHEKFITKSINDLVDLAIAEKDHATNIFLQWYVTEQIEEEETDSDIIANLNLLGKGKDAGNGLFMIDKELATRMTTVLTDFSKGIEAAMKAAATA, encoded by the coding sequence ATGATCGGGAAAAAGATGGAAGACGCGCTAAACGGCCAGATCAACAAGGAGCTTTACTCTGCATATCTCTATATGGCGATGTCGGCCTACAGCAACTCGCTGGGCTTGAAGGGATTCGCAAACTGGTTCATGGTTCAGTACCACGAGGAGATGCTGCATGCCATGAAATTCTATGAGTACATTCAGCGACAGGGCGGCAAGGTCAAACTGATGACGCTTGCGGAACCGCCTCGTGAGTGGAAGTCCCCGCTCGAGATGTTCCAGAAGACGCTGGAACATGAAAAATTCATAACTAAATCAATCAATGACCTGGTTGACCTGGCCATTGCCGAGAAAGACCACGCGACGAATATCTTTCTGCAATGGTACGTAACCGAACAGATCGAAGAAGAGGAAACCGACAGCGACATTATCGCCAACCTAAATTTGCTCGGCAAGGGGAAAGACGCCGGTAACGGCCTTTTTATGATCGACAAGGAACTGGCAACCCGAATGACAACCGTGCTTACGGATTTCAGCAAGGGGATCGAGGCGGCAATGAAAGCAGCCGCTACGGCCTGA